A segment of the Kwoniella shivajii chromosome 2, complete sequence genome:
CTGCTTTCGTGTCGGCTACGGTCTGGTCGGGACAAGTACCAATCACTTTGCCGGATGCCGGGTCTATGAGGATATAGCAGGTGAGTTAGCAAGATACGCCATATCAAGAATGGTTAAGCGCCGCGCTTGGTAGACGTAGAATGATGACAGGAAATGGGGATGGGTAATGAAAAAAACCTCAATGGACTCACCTTGGACTTCAAAGGTCTTCCCAGAATCGGTATCTACCCATTTACCATCAATGAGACCTTTCTGGATGAGCAATGATGGATCATCCAGACCAAGCTAAGCGCGGAATGGCAGGGATATCAGTATACGTTCAAGCGTGGTGTCAAATTTGATATCTCAGTACTCACAGGATTTTGGTCTGTGACTTTGGGCCAGTTTGACATGTTTCTTGATTGGATCCTTGTGTATGCGAAAGAGCTTGAAGGTGTGACGACTTTTCTAGTCGAACGTGAGAATGTTCTTTGACAAGACGTAAGACTGATTTGAGCGAATCTATTTATTCGAGAGATGGATTGacgtgatgatgatgatgttgggaTTCTGGTTTTTGAAAGGGTGGAAATGGTAGAAGGCATGTTCCAATGGTCGAAGAATCAAGATGTGATgttgaaggaaggaatgacGGATGAGAAGACGCTGACAAATTCCGGGGTGGGGGCAAGAAAGGAAGGGAGGATACGTCTGTAGATATTCAGAGATGAATGGGATTTGGAAGcgggaaaagagagagagagatggaAATGTAGCGTCGCTTAGTACAAAAATGGCGTATATTATCATATTACCatatatcctttcatcttcctgGTTATCGGGAAAATCACAAGGTAAGCGAGATCAATCATGTATTAGGCTGAAATGGGGTGGGGCTCCACAATATCAAAAAATAAACGCCCTTTGCTCGATCACCATACCATCAAAGCGGAGGAGGCCGAGTGTGGCACTCTGTTCCTCCCACATGGGTGTGTGATGACCGACGGTGACTTACCATTTGACTGTGATCCTATTTATAACATCTGGTTTCTCTCTTGAGACATTATCGATATATCCAATACCAACAAGGCTTTTGGCGTGCTACTGAACAGCGATCTTTGGCTTCGGATTCGAAAGCAAATAGAGGAATCCGGTCTTGGTTGTTGTCTCCCGTAAAATACCCCTCAAAGGTAGCCATGTCGTCGTCGACTCCCTTTCGACGctccgaagaagatggagaatcTAATCCACTACTGAATACTTCAGGTGAAGCTACCGATGTAGAGTCAGATAGACCAGAGATAACAAGACAGATATCTCCTGCATGGCAATTCTGGAATCATCCACCCTTCAAACGTCATGTACACTTCGCAAACGAACCTGATTACCAATCACACTACGAacctgacgaagatgaagaatcacTATTACCTGTTTCAATAAATGGAAGTGGTAACGCACCACTCAATAAAAcccaacatcatcatcatcaccatcatcatccctcATACCAAAAATGGGGTCAACGATTGATGTATCTGTTGCTGTTGGTTGTTGGAGGCATAATAGGTGCTATCTTCTCGAGAGCTTTATGGAATAAAAATCAAGATGCGGGTGATGGGCCTATGGTTCCTCCAGTATGGACTTTACCTCCGGTAAGTAACTACACCAGATCAGACTGATATCAGTATGTAGTATACTTACTACTTGGATACATAGCCGACTGGGCTACCACGGAACGACGCTTATTTGGTTAATGCAACTCGTGGAGCAGTGGCTTCAGAAGATGTCACATGTTCGAATCTCGGGTTATCCATACTGCGGGATAAGAATGGATCAGCAGTGGATGCAGCTATAACCACCACGTTATGTATAGGACTTTTGAATGCTTTCTCAAGCGGTattggtggaggtggattcTTGGTCATTCGTGTACCCTCAACGCATTCTTCTGAATGGgtggatcaagtgatggaagatggagaaaatgaaaaagTCATCGCTATAGATTTTAGAGAGACAAGTCCTGataaaagtgaaaaagaaatgtATGGTGCTGAAAAAGCTGGAAGGGTAGCTGCTCAAGTCGGTGGTTTGGCCATTGGAGTTCCAGGTGAATTGAGGGGTTTGGAAATGGGTGAGTACCGTTTTCTATTTCGAATGATACCGGTCGATGTCAATATCTGCTTTATCAGTTGACTTCCATTGTGAATCCATTGGAATACTATTTGCTGACGCCAGATCGACATCTGTAGCCCATCAAATGTACGGTAAATTACCTTGGAAAGAAGTTGTCATGCCTGTTGCGGAATTAGcgaaaggatggaaagtCAGTAGAGAATTAGCTAGGAGATTAAGGGTGAGTGAGAGTCCGGATCATTTGTGAACGCTGGCTGATCGGGTGTTGATATCATTCTAGCTCTTTGGGTATGTATCTTTTTTGTTCCACTCTATAACCGAAACCCATTGTCGCTTGCTCTCTTCCTTGATCCGCTCAGAACTGATATAGCCAATATAGTCAATTCatgctttcttctccaacatGGTCATCAGTCTATGCTCCTCGTGGTTCTTTGCTTGTGGAAGGAGATTTCATCCAGCGTTTAGTATACGGTCAAACTCTTGAAGAAATAGCTGAACACGGTCCAGGAGGTTTCTACGAAGGCGAAATAGCGGAAAGTAGTGTGAGAGCAGTTGGCGCCGCTGGTGGTATAATGAGTCTAGAAGATGTAAGTTCATCTTTTTAAAACAAATCGTAAAGCTTGAAAGGGGTCTAGTTTTCAGATAATCATCGGATGGAGGGATTATATTTGATACGTCAAGCTGATCACGACACCTATTTCTCCAGCTCAAAAATTATAAAGCTCGAGCTTATCCTGCTATCCATTCGAGGTTTATGGGTAAAGAAATATACACGACCGATGCACCTTCTTCGTGAGTTATGGCTTTCACAACGATCAGTCTCTCATCTATACGCGAGTGACACTCCGTAAAGTGTCCAAATCCCGCAGTAAAGAATACCAAGAGTGTTATGCTGATGCAGTGTCATTTTTTTCCATTTAGCGGTGGAATCCTTCTGGGTCTTTTCAAAGTCATCGAACCATTCAATAT
Coding sequences within it:
- a CDS encoding gamma-glutamyltransferase, which produces MSSSTPFRRSEEDGESNPLLNTSGEATDVESDRPEITRQISPAWQFWNHPPFKRHVHFANEPDYQSHYEPDEDEESLLPVSINGSGNAPLNKTQHHHHHHHHPSYQKWGQRLMYLLLLVVGGIIGAIFSRALWNKNQDAGDGPMVPPVWTLPPPTGLPRNDAYLVNATRGAVASEDVTCSNLGLSILRDKNGSAVDAAITTTLCIGLLNAFSSGIGGGGFLVIRVPSTHSSEWVDQVMEDGENEKVIAIDFRETSPDKSEKEMYGAEKAGRVAAQVGGLAIGVPGELRGLEMAHQMYGKLPWKEVVMPVAELAKGWKVSRELARRLRLFGQFMLSSPTWSSVYAPRGSLLVEGDFIQRLVYGQTLEEIAEHGPGGFYEGEIAESSVRAVGAAGGIMSLEDLKNYKARAYPAIHSRFMGKEIYTTDAPSSGGILLGLFKVIEPFNIPMTGGLSNPLNVHRLLEGMKFAFGARSEITDPAPQFGGNLTRFKEYYQGDWADEKRTKINDNRTHEIDYYGLQHDTPIDHGTTHLSVLDQWGGAASVTSTVNLIWGSHVMDPRTGIIFNDEQDDFSVPGAADAFGLWPSPWNYPQPGKRPLSSTSASILLTPSTSSGPSSIYAVIGGSGGSRIFPSIAQVLLNLFSGMDISSSIEAYRVHNQIVPDLTTIEVGPDGSPITLIKALEQRGQKIGEFDVNLGISEVQAIVVDNGTIYASSDSRKNGIAAGY